A window from Myripristis murdjan chromosome 11, fMyrMur1.1, whole genome shotgun sequence encodes these proteins:
- the irx4b gene encoding iroquois-class homeodomain protein IRX-4b: MAYSQLGYSYSTTPQFLMTSSSLASCLEPGGTPPSHPVLRSPGQQLPPGTGIGVYSGPYPKSQGYYSACSGDATALYSRGPIDPKDGAASVHMGTSHTSSYYPYEYTFGQYPYDRYGYSCSDGASRRKNATRETTSTLKAWLQEHQKNPYPTKGEKIMLAIITRMTLTQVSTWFANARRRLKKENKVTWSPRASKSSDDRGCDDDSDGAEEPVKEKELPDQRCTDLQSDLEDFDLLESDGSDCEQKSQFPTEDDVANPMTDLSRAHLTCNPNPLHGKERLSPDCPKLTPAQHQNNTFYPGSDLRSTENKPKIWSIAHTAISMDPSLQLEYPPCMLSSTGSSSPGYPSNVGLTVADRQQDSPVATLREWVDGVFHDPPFQQRSLSQALPKPAAVWKGLNDAMMDSRTPGRSFEHMTPTSSL; the protein is encoded by the exons TTTCTGATGACCTCCAGCTCCCTGGCCAGTTGTCTAGAGCCCGGCGGAACGCCTCCGTCCCACCCGGTGCTGCGCTCCCCGGGCCAGCAGCTCCCCCCTGGCACCGGCATCGGGGTCTACAGCGGCCCTTATCCGAAAAGCCAGGGCTATTACAGCGCCTGCTCCGGCGACGCCACCGCCCTCTACTCCAGG GGGCCAATAGATCCCAAAGACGGGGCCGCGTCTGTGCATATGGGGACATCTCACACGTCCTCCTACTACCCTTATGAATACACATTTGGACAGTATCCCTACGACAGATATGG GTATTCCTGCTCTGATGGAGCTTCACGGCGTAAAAATGCCACCCGGGAGACCACCAGCACCCTGAAGGCCTGGCTGCAGGAACACCAAAAGAATCCCTACCCCACCAAAGGAGAGAAGATCATGCTGGCCATCATTACGAGGATGACACTCACACAG GTGTCCACATGGTTTGCCAATGCACGCAGGAGGCTGAAGAAGGAAAACAAGGTGACGTGGTCACCGCGGGCTAGTAAGAGCTCTGACGACAGAGGttgtgatgatgacagtgatggagCTGAGGAGCCAGTCAAAGAGAAGGAACTGCCTG ATCAACGGTGTACAGATCTGCAAAGTGATCTTGAGGACTTTGACCTGCTGGAGTCAGATGGTTCTGACTGTGAACAGAAATCTCAGTTTCCAACTGAGGATGATGTAGCAAACCCAATGACAGATCTCTCACGTGCGCATCTCACATGTAACCCAAACCCACTGCATGGAAAAGAAAGGTTATCCCCGGATTGCCCCAAACTCACACCGGCCCAGCACCAAAACAACACCTTCTACCCTGGATCGGATCTCCGAAgtacagaaaacaaaccaaaaatatgGTCTATTGCCCATACTGCCATTTCTATGGATCCAAGCTTGCAGCTGGAATACCCTCCATGCATGCTGTCATCTACTGGGTCCTCTTCTCCCGGGTATCCATCAAATGTGGGCCTAACTGTGGCCGACAGGCAGCAGGACTCCCCAGTTGCTACACTCAGAGAATGGGTGGACGGAGTTTTCCATGACCCTCCTTTTCAGCAGAGATCGCTGAGCCAGGCGCTTCCCAAACCAGCTGCGGTGTGGAAAGGGCTGAACGATGCCATGATGGACAGCAGAACACCAGGACGATCCTTTGAACATATGACACCCACGTCATCTTTGTAG
- the ndufs6 gene encoding NADH dehydrogenase [ubiquinone] iron-sulfur protein 6, mitochondrial, with protein MAALAGRFLSFSKNAKVFASPLRLSAVPARRYSVEVSSTGEAITHTGQVYEEKDHRRARFVGRQKEVNENFAIKLVAEEPVADVQARVVSCDGGGGALGHPKVYINLDKDTRVGTCGYCGLQFKQKHHH; from the exons ATGGCGGCGTTAGCGGGCAGGTTTCTGTCCTTCAGTAAAAATGCTAAGGTGTTCGCGTCTCCCCTGAGGTTGTCCGCCGTGCCTGCACGTCGCTACAGCGTGGAGGTGTCCAGCACTGGCGAGGCAATCACCCACACCGGACAG GTGTATGAAGAAAAGGACCACAGGAGAGCCAGATTTGttggcagacagaaagag GTGAACGAGAACTTTGCCATCAAGTTGGTGGCAGAAGAGCCAGTGGCTGACGTGCAGGCCAGGGTGGTGTCTTgtgatggaggtggaggagccCTGGGCCACCCCAAAGTCTACATCAACCTG gATAAAGATACCAGAGTGGGCACATGTGGCTACTGTGGATTACAGTTCAAGCAGAAACACCATCACTGA
- the mrpl36 gene encoding large ribosomal subunit protein bL36m yields the protein MAPLLLKHLACALSRQVVQMSRFTLSSSSPAAAAYRCVSSLAAAPGRLLLSSARVKSVQPPSPGSSAQCASSLLGQCQHLPCVQPSAGMKTKSALKRRCKDCFIVRRRGRLFVFCKTNPRHKQRQG from the coding sequence ATggcacctctgctgctgaagcaCCTGGCCTGTGCCCTGTCCCGCCAAGTGGTCCAGATGAGCCGGTTTACCTTGAGCTCCTCgtcacctgcagctgctgcttaCAGATGTGTCTCCAGCCTCGCTGCAGCTCCCGGCAGGCTGCTCCTGTCCTCAGCCAGAGTGAAGTCTGTCCAACCCCCGTCACCAGGATCTTCTGCCCAGTGTGCATCATCCCTGCTGGGACAGTGTCAGCATCTTCCCTGCGTCCAGCCCAGTGCAGGGATGAAAACCAAGTCCGCCCTGAAAAGACGCTGCAAAGACTGTTTCATTGTTCGGCGGAGAGGCCGTCTGTTTGTGTTCTGCAAGACAAATCCGAGACACAAGCAGAGGCAGGGATAA